The Setaria italica strain Yugu1 chromosome IX, Setaria_italica_v2.0, whole genome shotgun sequence genome has a window encoding:
- the LOC101753379 gene encoding uncharacterized protein LOC101753379, which yields MRAAPTDPSTAPAPAPARSMLKRLFDRQLLRISPAERLPSAAAAGEKDEAEPSSVCLDGMVRSFLEDGVGAGAEKPGHGGRYCNCFHGGDNSDDEEDEEAAAAASDVAETIKGLVHCATLRERNLLADVCAHLERHRAAGARRRDLLRLVAASLRAAGHDAAVCVSRWDKSPSHPAGEHAYVDVLLPAASDRGARERVLVDVDFRSAFEVARPTKAYRSLLQRLPAVFVGKDDRLRLLVAAAADAARASLKKRGLHLPPWRKPEYMRAKWLSPHDREAPAAEEAASAAGAGEVDVEGTAAA from the exons ATGAGGGCCGCTCCGACCGATCCGTCCACGGCGCCTgcgccggcaccggcgaggTCGATGCTGAAGCGGCTGTTCGATCGCCAACTCCTGCGGATCTCGCCAGCGGAGCGGCTACCGTCAGCTGCGGCAGCGGGAGAGAAGGATGAGGCGGAGCCGAGCTCCGTGTGCCTGGACGGCATGGTTCGAAGCTTCTTGGAggacggcgtcggcgcgggCGCCGAGAAGCCAGGCCACGGCGGGCGGTACTGCAACTGCTTCCACGGAGGCGACAAttccgacgacgaggaggacgaggaagctgcggcggcggcctccgacGTCGCGGAGACGATCAAG gGCCTCGTCCACTGCGCGACGCTCCGGGAACGCAACCTCCTCGCCGACGTCTGCGCGCACCTGGAGCGCCACCGCGCGGCGGGTGCGCGCCGGCGCGacctgctccgcctcgtcgccgcctcgctcCGCGCCGCGGGGCACGACGCCGCCGTCTGCGTCTCCCGCTGGGACAAGTCCCCCTCCCACCCCGCCGGCGAGCACGCGTACGTCGACGTGCTCCTCCCGGCGGCGTCCGACCGCGGCGCGCGGGAGCGTGTCCTGGTGGACGTGGACTTCCGGTCCGCGTTCGAGGTGGCGCGGCCGACCAAGGCGTACCGGTCCCTGCTGCAGCGGCTGCCGGCGGTGTTCGTGGGCAAGGACGaccggctccgcctcctcgtggccgccgccgccgacgccgcgcgcgccagcCTGAAGAAGCGCGGCCTGCACCTCCCGCCGTGGCGCAAGCCCGAGTACATGCGGGCCAAGTGGCTGTCCCCCC